Below is a window of Planktothrix tepida PCC 9214 DNA.
GAGAAATACCTGACTGTCAGGGTGTTTGGAGTAGTGGCAAAACCTTAGAAGAATGTCGGGAAAATTTACAAGATGCGTTAGAAGGATGGATCATTTTAGGGTTACGTTTAGGTCATCAATTACCGATTTTAGATCAGATTAACTTAAATTTTGAAAACGAGGTTGCTTAATGCCACCATTTTCTGCAATTAAATGGAAAGATTTTGTGCGTTATTTGAAACTAGCTGGTTTTCAAGGGCCATATCCTGGGGGAAAACATCAATATATGATTAAGGATGAAGTCAGGTTAACTATTCCTAATCCTCATCAAGGTGATATTAGTAAAAATTTACTGAGTCGGCTGTTACGTCAGGCGAATATTAGCCGAGATGAATGGGAAAAACTATAATAAATTGCCCTAGATAGTCAGTGAGTGAGGACGCGGATACTGGATTATCATTCAAGGTTAAGCGATCACTTTCTATTATATCTTAATTCCCTAATCTGTTATCCCCTCAACTATTTTGATTTCTGCTTCTGTTAATCCATATAATTGATAAACCAGTTGATCAATTTTTGTTTCAAAATTCTTAACATCTTCCTCTTGAGGATTAAGACATTTTTCAACAAGGTTTGTTATGGCTTGACACTCTGATTGGCTGGAGGTGGGAATAGGGAAATCTTTCATAAATATTGAGCTTGGTTCGTAGAAATCCCCCTGTAATTTTGATAGTAAATTCTGAAACAAAAACCCCACAACCCTAGAGTTAAGAACTGCGAGTAGAAATTTATCATTGGTAGGAATAATAAATGCTTTCTGATTTGTGTAATAGCCTAATTCATCCCAAGCAAATTCATTAATCTTACAAATATTTGGATAAATAATTTTAGATTCTTCAAATTCTTTCCAGTAAATACAAGATCGCAATTCCCAAAAGAATTTACCTTGATCGCATCTTTTAATTAAGGCTTCCTTAAATTGATTAAAATATTGATAAATCGCAGGGTATGTGTTATAAAAAATCTTTTCTGCTTCTTTTTCTGGTTGATCAGACCAAGGATGTTTTTTATTTTCAGAAGACTCAATTTTGATCAAATATTGATCAGCAAAATCTACTCGCCATCTTTTAACATCACGACCACGCAGCAAAGGTTTAATAACTTCCGCAGATGAAGAATGTTCAGCGATTAATTTATCTCTTGTTTGGCGATCAATGATAAAAGCCTCGTTAAATCCTGTTTTAATACCATAATAAAATCTACCATTTACATATTCTCCTAACGGTGTACCAGTATTTTGCAGTTTCGCCAGCAAGTCCAATACCTGAGAAGATTCTAGTCGCCAGCCATCAGATTTTAAGTTTCTCTGAGGAATTATCAAACTATCCTGCTCTAAAACCGTCACAAATTGTGCAATATTTTGTTTTTTTGTTAGATCCCATGATAAAGCTTTTAATTCATTCGCGTCAGATTTAAATTTACTTAAAGAGATAATGCTAGGATAAGCGATCGCTTCTTCAAAAACCGGAAAATCACCGAAATCGATTAAATGATAAATCGTTGTTTTATCTGTCAAAAGTTGACGTAACTTTTCACCATAACCTGCTCTCAAATATTTATTAGAGGAGATATAAATTAAATTACCTTTTGCTTTTAATATATGCAAACCTAATTCATAAAAGTAAACAAATATATCACTAATACCTGTATAACATTGATAATTTTTCTGTAAAATTGCCTTAAATTCCTTAATCTCTTCTTGTCTAATATAAGGCGGATTACCTATCACAACATCAAACCCAATAAACTTTCCTGTATCATCCAAAACTTCAGGAAACTCAAACCGCCATTCAAACGCATTTTCATAAATCTTACCGCTTTCGATTTCCTCAATTTCCACTCTTAACTTATCAATCTCATTATTTAACTTAGCAATTTTCCTTTCCCGTGCTTTCTGTTCCGCTTTAGTTTCCTCAAATAATAAAAGTTGATTCTCTAATTTATCAATTTCTCCCTCTAACTGTCTTAACTTCGTTTTCTTGGGGTCAGTTCCTTGAAGGGTGGTTTTAAAATTACCTTTAATGGTATTCATAAACTTTTCCATCTCTCGCTTTTGCTGTTTATTCTCAGCATGACGATAGGTTTCAACCGCATTTTGATAAGTTTCAATATCAATTTTATTTTTCTTTAATGCTGGTTTTAAATCCGCATCCAAAGGAAACCGACTAATTAACGAGTTACCGCATTTTATATTAATATCAATATTCGGTAAAGTTTCCAATTCCGTGTAATTACTCTCCACTTTATAATAGGCATTTTTTAACAATTCTATCCATAACCTTAACCGACAAATTTTAACCGAGTTCGGGTTAATATCTACCCCAAATAAACAATTTTCGATAATCGTTTGTTTTTCGTGAAATAAAGTTTCTTGGATACGTTGACTTTCTTTATTTTGAGGGGTATATTTAAACGGTTGATTATCTTCGTCGGTAATGATTAATTCATCATTTTCTACCGTAATTTGATATTCTTTTAATCGCTTTCCCTCTTGATCTTGTAAAATCTTCAAATCATGCTTAATGGCGATCAGTTCGTTTAACGCTGACACTAAAAAATGTCCTGACCCCACCGCCGGATCACAAATTTTAAGACGGTTGATAATTTGATTTGCTTCGGTTCTATCTTCAATTTTATCATACAAATCATCCAATGTTTGACAATTCCAACCTTTAATTTCATTAAATTTCTGAACAACCGCTTTCCGCAGAGTTTCTCGACACATATACATGGTAATAAAACCTGGGGTAAAATATGACCCATCTTTATAACCGTTAATTTTCTCGAAAATTAATCCTAAAACCGACGCATTAATTAAGGTTTTTTGTTCCTCTTGAATTCCTTCTGACCCTTCGCTACTAAAATCATAAGCATCCAGAAACTCAAATAAATAGTGTAGGGTGTTGAGTTCTCCCGTCCGTTTATTTCCGTTAGCATCTTTTAAAACCGTTGATGAAAAAATCGGGAGTTTTTCTTCTCTAAGATTACTAATAACAATAGTTTGATGTTCAAGTTCAGTGGGTTCAAACAGGGAACTATTCAAATAAGGAACCTGAGAAAATATTCCTGTTAAATCCGGTTTTCGTTCACTGGATTTAACCGCTAAGACTTGGAAAAATAACCGATCTAAATCACCCAAATCATGAATTTTATTTGTATTTAAAAAAGCAAAATCACGATTTCCTTTATGGTAAGTGATTAATTGAGATTCTAATAATTTTAAGAATAAAATCCGGTTGACCCAAGTAATCGATAATTCTAACGCAATATTAAAAAGTTTTTCGGGTTCAGTTTCTCCAAATTGTTCGGGGTTTTCCAGTCGAGAAATTTTATCTAAACTATCGAGTTGTAAAATAGCATTTTCAATCAGTGAACCCGGATTTTGTTTATCTTTGGGTAGACGTTGGATTAGTTTTTTATTCTTTTCTTTGGTTTCAGTTAAACCAATAATATACAGTAATTCACTATAAAACCCTTTATCTAAAGTATTACTATCATTCGCAATGGGTAATTTTAATAAATGTTGAGGAGACAGTAACTTAAATAAAGCAATCAATTTTTCATCATCTTCAGGGTTATTATTTCTAACAAATTGTTCATAATCTCGAATATCAAAATAAGTAAATATTATTTCATCTTTAATAGCTTCAATGGCAGGTTTAGCAATTTCTTTATAGAAAAAATCCGTTGTTTTACCCGTTAAGCGTCCGGCTTCAAAATCTTCAAATTGTTGAATTAATGGTTTATTTTCACAAAAATATTTTTCAAAACTCTGAGCATCAAAAATAAACCATTCATAAATATTAGTAATAATTAAATATTTAATTTCTAGGTTTTTATTGTTAATTCGTTCTCTTAAAAAATATAAAACTAACTCTTGTAAAGCTTTAGCATTAAGGTTTTCAACCTTCACCATTTCAGCTTTATTTTTGGGTTTTTTAACTTCTAAAATAATACCGACACTGCTTTTAGACTCTTTTTGATTGTGAATAACCAGATCATTTCGTTCTTTAGTATTAATAAAATAGTTAGGACTATAATAGGTATTTTTCAGGAAATCAGCCATGAGATTTTTATGAAATTCTTCTGACTCCTTTTCATTAATGTGATCAAGGAGATTAATCAAATTAGCTTTAAATTGTTCAATATCGCTCCTGCTGACTTTAACTTTCAGAAACGCTTTATTTAATGCTTCTCTGGGTTGTCTGGGGTGATTGTTCATGCTCAAAACCTCAAGAAACAAGACTGATCATCGTTCCCAGGCTAAAGCTTGGGAATGGTTCAGGGGATTCTACCTCCAAATTAATTCTATTGTATGGGAGGCAGAGCCTCCTGATGAGCATTTCTAGGTCGAACCTAGAAACGAGGGAAACATCTACATCCCAGAGAAACCGGGTTTCTGCGTTGATATGGCTAACCTACCCAGAAACCTGTTGAGAAACCCGGTTTCTGAATATATAGAGTCAATTCCACAATGTAACGAAATATTACAATAATGCCGTCATAGAGGTATAGCGTCTTGACATCTGAGAAGGGGTTCGTTATCTTGAAATACATACCCGGGTACACAAGTTCACTGTCCTATGCAAAATAAGCAAAAGGTAACTCTCTATCTCCCGCCTGAACTGCACCGCAAATTAAAAATTAAAGCGGCAGTTGAATCAGAACCGATGTCATCCATTGCTGAACGAGCCATTGTTTTCTACCTGACTAATCCCGAATTGGTAGACGAAGTGGAGACATCCTACGGACAAACCCATCGGGTTTACTCCTGTCCAGATTGTTCCAGTTCCATTGTCATGAAGGAAGGGGAATTGACCTCATTAAGAGAACAACCCAGTGTCCTATCCGATGATGAACTCCCCGTCCAATCCGTCAGAGATGTTGAATCGACAACGGCCCAATCGGGAGAAGAAGAACTGGTTCCCTGCTAAATCCCTGGCTTCGATGCTGGCGCGAGTTGTGTTCAGAATCGGACGTTAGGAATCGGAAATTCTGTAAACGTTACACCGTCTCTATTGGATCGAGGACTATGCAAGAAGAACTTAGTATCTTAATTGAAGCCCGATATCCTCTGATCTACCTCGTCACCTCTGAGGAAGAGCGGTCTGAGCAGGCTATCGCCAAAATCGCGCAAGCCAAACGCCAGAGAGAGGTTTATGTGTGGACAGTTACTCGTGGCTTAGTCAAATATGATCAAGCACGAACAGCAGTTCAGTCCAACACCGTTTCCCCTCAAGCGGCGATTGAATGGGTGATTCGACATAGAGAGCCTAACGTAAGCGGAGGTATCTATATTTTTAAAGATTTGCATCCCTTCAAAGATTCTCCTGAAGTGACCCGGTGTTTACGGGATGCGATCGCAAGCTTCAAAGGCACAAACAAGACGATCATCTTGATGTCGCCGATTCAATCCATTCCCATCGAGCTAGAGAAAGAAGTTGTGGTTCTGGACTTCGCTCTGCCCGATATGAAGGAACTCAATCAAGTGTTAACGGCCCAACTCGAACAAGCCCGGTCTCGACGTTTAACCACCGAAGGACGCGAAAAACTGCTCAAAGCAGCATTAGGCTTAACCCGGGATGAGGCTGAGAAAGTCTACCGGAAAGCTCAAGTCACCGCCGGACATCTCACTGAAGAAGAAGTTGATGTTGTTCTCACTGAGAAAAAGCAACTGATTCGACGCAATGGAATTTTAGAATACATTGATGTCGATGAAACTATCGATTCAGTGGGCGGTTTAGAAGAACTCAAGCGGTGGCTGCACCAACGTTCCAACGCTTTCACTGAACGGGCACGGGAATACGGTCTGCCTCAACCCAAAGGAATGTTAATCTTAGGGATACCCGGATGCGGAAAGTCCCTGATTGCCAAAACCACTTCTCGATTATGGGGATTACCCTTACTCCGATTAGATATGGGTCGGGTGTATGACGGTTCAATGGTGGGACGTTCCGAAGCCAACCTGAGAAACGCTTTAAAAACGGCTGAATCTATTTCCCCGGTGATTCTATTTATCGATGAATTAGATAAATCCTTTGCCGGAAGTGCCGGAAGTGCGGACTCAGATGGCGGAACTTCTAGCCGGATCTTTGGATCATTCCTCACCTGGATGCAGGAAAAAAGCTCTCCTGTATTTGTGATGGCAACGGCGAACCGCGTTGAACGTTTACCCGGAGAATTCCTCAGAAAAGGCCGATTTGATGAAATCTTCTTTGTAGATCTCCCCACCAAAGAAGAACGCCAAGATATTTTTAGAATTCATCTGTCCAAACGCCGTCGGGAAATTGAACGCTTCGATTTAGAACAACTTTCTACCGTTTCCGAAGGCTTTTCTGGAGCAGAAATTGAGCAAGCCGTAATCGCTTCGATGTACGAGGCTTTTGCTCAAGACCGCGAGTTTACGCAGCTTGATATCATTGCCGCGATTAAGTCCACTTTGCCCTTGTCCAAGACCATGAACGAACAGGTCACCGCACTACGAGATTGGGCAAGACAGCGTGCACGTCCGGCTGCGTCCTCCGTCGCTGAATATCAGCGCATGGAGTTCTAAAAGCTTACTCCTAGTCCAAATAGGAGGTAAGGCTAGTCCCCAAAATAGGCTAGCAGTTCCCAAAAAAAAAGCCGTCCCCTGATAAAGGCGGCATTGATTCTAACCAAACCGTTGTTGTTTCGTTTTCAGTTCCACGGAGGATACCTAAATGTCTCACTTTAGCACACTGCGTACCAAAATCACCGATTCCGAAATCCTGAAAGCTTCTCTGCGTGATCTGGGCATTAGCACCAAAACCAGTGCTGATGTTCGGGGTTACAATGGCCAACGGGTTCGTGCCGACTTGGTTGCAGTCCTTGAAGGCGAATATGATCTGGGCTGGTCTCGCAACAGCGATGGTACCTACGATTTAATTGCTGATCTGTGGGGTGTTGCTAAAAAACACAACCAGACCGAACTGATCAACTCCATTAATCAAAAGTACGCCGTTAACAAGACCTTAGCTGATGTCAAACAGCGCGGTCTGCAAAATGCCAACGTGAAATTGGTCGTCCAAAAATAGTTGGTCAAAGCGTTCCCAAGCTGGCGGGTTAACCAAATTTACACGGGTTAACCCGTTTTTCTATTTGCAACTGGATCAATTTATGAGATATCTTAGTAATATTCATCATAGTGGATCGGTAATCTACTACTTAAAAAACGTAGCGAATTCTCATGCAAACTGAAGCTTTTAGCGAGCTTTTTCCACTATTCAAGGGGGCCAATCCTGAAACATTAGAATGGCTACTATCCGTTGCTGTCAAACATGAATATCCCGCCGACCGGGCTGTTGTCATGGAAGATGCTTGGGGAAATGCCGTTTATTTTGTCGTTTCTGGATGGGTGAAAGTCCGTCGCTTATCTGGAGATGAAGTGGTGACATTAGCCATTTTAGGACACGGAGATTTTTTTGGAGAAATGGCGATTTTAGATGAATCCCCCCGTGCCAATGATGTTATCGCCCTATCATCAGTCCGATTAATTAGTGTTTCTGCCCAACGCTTTATCCAGACGTTGTTTAAAGATCCCCAACTTCATCATCGAATGTTGCAATTGATGGTGCGTCGTTTGCGCCAAACCAACCAACGCTATCAAATTCGTCACCGACCTCCAGCCGTAAAACTCGCCAATACCCTCGTAGAATTAGCTGAAAATTACGGTCAGCCCACTGAAAAAGGGGCAGATATTTTTAATATTCCCTTCCAAGATTTAGCGGATGTTACAGATATTTCTTTGGAAGAAACAAGCAAAATAATGGATAAAATTATGAGTAAAGGCTGGATGACTATTGATGAAGAACGGCAAGTGATTCATTTGCTCAATCTCAAACATTTAAACCATCTTGCCAGTCAATAAAGCCGAAACTATTTTAATAGATAGGGAATAGGGAATAGGGAATAGGGAAAATAGAATGAACTCCCTGTTTTCTATTCCCTATTTCTTGGATAAACTTATTTTTAATCACTCAAAATTATGACTGAAGCAACTCAAACTCGTCCTGATTCTTTGACTAAGGTTACTCCTGTTTTACAATATTGGGTGGGAATGCCTCAACCCGAATCCCATTTATTTGAAATTAAGTTACAGATTCGAGGAGATATTCTTTCATCCTCCCCCTTAGCGTTAAAAATGCCCGTTTGGACTCCAGGGTCTTATTTGGTGCGGGAATATTCCCGACATTTACAAGATTGGGGAGTTTGTGATCAGGACGGAAACCCCTTAAAATGGAGAAAAGTTAGTAAAAATCATTGGCAAATTCACTCGAAATCGGCAACAGAAGTTAGAGTTTCCTATCGCATTTTTGCTAATGAATTAAGTGTTAGAACCAATCATTTAGATTCATCTCATGGTTATTTTAATGGGGCGGCTTTATTTCTGTATGTACCCGGATATGAACAACACCCGATTCAAGTTACTATAGAACCCCCTAAAAATTGGATAGTTACCACAATTTTACCAACGGTTTCTCATCAAATTAATACGTTTTATGCGGCTGATTTTGATACGTTAGTTGATAGTCCCTTTGAAATTGGAACCCATCGATTATATGAATTTCAAGTTGAAGGAAAATCCCATCAATTAGCAATTTGGGGCGATGGGAATGTTAATCCTGAAAGGTTACTGACGGATTTTCAAAAAATTATTACCGTAGAATCAGAATTATTTGATGGATTACCCTACGAACGTTATTTGTTTTTATTGCATCTTTCTAATCAAGGGTTTGGCGGTTTAGAACATAAAGATTCTTGTTCGTTAATTTATTCTCGGTTTGGGTTTCGCAACACCGATAAATATAATCGGTTTATGCAGTTAGTCGCCCATGAATTTTTCCATTTATGGAATGTTAAACGGATTCGTCCAAAAGCGTTGGAAGTCTTTGATTATGAGCAGGAAAATTATACTTCTTCTTTGTGGTTTTCGGAAGGGACAACCAGTTATTATGATATGGTGATTCCCTACCGGGCGGGAATTTTTGATGTTAAAGGTTTTCTGAATGCGATCGCTAAAGATATTACTCGGTTACAAACAATTCCAGGGCGGTTAGTTCAACCCTTAAGTGAATCGAGTTGGGATACTTGGATTAAACTTTATCGCCGAGAATCCCATAGTGATAATAATCAAATCTCTTATTATTTAAAAGGGGAATTAGTATCATTTTTACTGGATTTATTAATCAGAGAAAAACAGGGAAATCAGCGATCGCTCGATGATGTCATGCGCCAAATGTGGTCAGAATTTGGTCAGCCGGAAATTGGTTTTACTCCTGAACAATTAGAACAGGTAATTGAATCTATTGCTGAAACCTCTTTAAACGATTTCTTCCAAAAGTATTTGTATGGACTGGATGAACTTTCCTACAATCAATATTTAGAACCCTTTGGTTTACAATTAATTGCTGAAACAACGGATGAAACGCCCTATTTAGGCTGCAAACTTGCATTGGAAAAAGGTCGAGAAATCATTAAATTTGTGGAAATCGGGAGTCCGGCTGAAGCCGCAGGATTAGATATTCACGATGAACTTTTAGCCATCAATGGATTTAAAGTCACCTCTGACCAATTCCAGGAACGCTTAAAAGATTACAAACCGGGAGATACAGTAGAATTAACCTTTTTTCATCAAGATTTGTTGCGAACTTGTCAAGCTACGTTGACATCTCCCCGTCCTAATCATTACAAAATCGTTTCTGTTAGCCAACCCACCCCTCAACAAAAACGAAATTTTGAAGGCTGGTTAGGATGTGCTTATCA
It encodes the following:
- a CDS encoding type II toxin-antitoxin system HicB family antitoxin, which encodes MMLTDYIYAAMNRAKYEILEDGIFYGEIPDCQGVWSSGKTLEECRENLQDALEGWIILGLRLGHQLPILDQINLNFENEVA
- a CDS encoding type II toxin-antitoxin system HicA family toxin; the encoded protein is MPPFSAIKWKDFVRYLKLAGFQGPYPGGKHQYMIKDEVRLTIPNPHQGDISKNLLSRLLRQANISRDEWEKL
- a CDS encoding DUF7149 domain-containing protein; this encodes MNNHPRQPREALNKAFLKVKVSRSDIEQFKANLINLLDHINEKESEEFHKNLMADFLKNTYYSPNYFINTKERNDLVIHNQKESKSSVGIILEVKKPKNKAEMVKVENLNAKALQELVLYFLRERINNKNLEIKYLIITNIYEWFIFDAQSFEKYFCENKPLIQQFEDFEAGRLTGKTTDFFYKEIAKPAIEAIKDEIIFTYFDIRDYEQFVRNNNPEDDEKLIALFKLLSPQHLLKLPIANDSNTLDKGFYSELLYIIGLTETKEKNKKLIQRLPKDKQNPGSLIENAILQLDSLDKISRLENPEQFGETEPEKLFNIALELSITWVNRILFLKLLESQLITYHKGNRDFAFLNTNKIHDLGDLDRLFFQVLAVKSSERKPDLTGIFSQVPYLNSSLFEPTELEHQTIVISNLREEKLPIFSSTVLKDANGNKRTGELNTLHYLFEFLDAYDFSSEGSEGIQEEQKTLINASVLGLIFEKINGYKDGSYFTPGFITMYMCRETLRKAVVQKFNEIKGWNCQTLDDLYDKIEDRTEANQIINRLKICDPAVGSGHFLVSALNELIAIKHDLKILQDQEGKRLKEYQITVENDELIITDEDNQPFKYTPQNKESQRIQETLFHEKQTIIENCLFGVDINPNSVKICRLRLWIELLKNAYYKVESNYTELETLPNIDINIKCGNSLISRFPLDADLKPALKKNKIDIETYQNAVETYRHAENKQQKREMEKFMNTIKGNFKTTLQGTDPKKTKLRQLEGEIDKLENQLLLFEETKAEQKARERKIAKLNNEIDKLRVEIEEIESGKIYENAFEWRFEFPEVLDDTGKFIGFDVVIGNPPYIRQEEIKEFKAILQKNYQCYTGISDIFVYFYELGLHILKAKGNLIYISSNKYLRAGYGEKLRQLLTDKTTIYHLIDFGDFPVFEEAIAYPSIISLSKFKSDANELKALSWDLTKKQNIAQFVTVLEQDSLIIPQRNLKSDGWRLESSQVLDLLAKLQNTGTPLGEYVNGRFYYGIKTGFNEAFIIDRQTRDKLIAEHSSSAEVIKPLLRGRDVKRWRVDFADQYLIKIESSENKKHPWSDQPEKEAEKIFYNTYPAIYQYFNQFKEALIKRCDQGKFFWELRSCIYWKEFEESKIIYPNICKINEFAWDELGYYTNQKAFIIPTNDKFLLAVLNSRVVGFLFQNLLSKLQGDFYEPSSIFMKDFPIPTSSQSECQAITNLVEKCLNPQEEDVKNFETKIDQLVYQLYGLTEAEIKIVEGITD
- the ycf46 gene encoding stress-responsive protein Ycf46, coding for MQEELSILIEARYPLIYLVTSEEERSEQAIAKIAQAKRQREVYVWTVTRGLVKYDQARTAVQSNTVSPQAAIEWVIRHREPNVSGGIYIFKDLHPFKDSPEVTRCLRDAIASFKGTNKTIILMSPIQSIPIELEKEVVVLDFALPDMKELNQVLTAQLEQARSRRLTTEGREKLLKAALGLTRDEAEKVYRKAQVTAGHLTEEEVDVVLTEKKQLIRRNGILEYIDVDETIDSVGGLEELKRWLHQRSNAFTERAREYGLPQPKGMLILGIPGCGKSLIAKTTSRLWGLPLLRLDMGRVYDGSMVGRSEANLRNALKTAESISPVILFIDELDKSFAGSAGSADSDGGTSSRIFGSFLTWMQEKSSPVFVMATANRVERLPGEFLRKGRFDEIFFVDLPTKEERQDIFRIHLSKRRREIERFDLEQLSTVSEGFSGAEIEQAVIASMYEAFAQDREFTQLDIIAAIKSTLPLSKTMNEQVTALRDWARQRARPAASSVAEYQRMEF
- a CDS encoding DUF1257 domain-containing protein — protein: MSHFSTLRTKITDSEILKASLRDLGISTKTSADVRGYNGQRVRADLVAVLEGEYDLGWSRNSDGTYDLIADLWGVAKKHNQTELINSINQKYAVNKTLADVKQRGLQNANVKLVVQK
- a CDS encoding Crp/Fnr family transcriptional regulator yields the protein MQTEAFSELFPLFKGANPETLEWLLSVAVKHEYPADRAVVMEDAWGNAVYFVVSGWVKVRRLSGDEVVTLAILGHGDFFGEMAILDESPRANDVIALSSVRLISVSAQRFIQTLFKDPQLHHRMLQLMVRRLRQTNQRYQIRHRPPAVKLANTLVELAENYGQPTEKGADIFNIPFQDLADVTDISLEETSKIMDKIMSKGWMTIDEERQVIHLLNLKHLNHLASQ
- a CDS encoding M61 family metallopeptidase, with translation MTEATQTRPDSLTKVTPVLQYWVGMPQPESHLFEIKLQIRGDILSSSPLALKMPVWTPGSYLVREYSRHLQDWGVCDQDGNPLKWRKVSKNHWQIHSKSATEVRVSYRIFANELSVRTNHLDSSHGYFNGAALFLYVPGYEQHPIQVTIEPPKNWIVTTILPTVSHQINTFYAADFDTLVDSPFEIGTHRLYEFQVEGKSHQLAIWGDGNVNPERLLTDFQKIITVESELFDGLPYERYLFLLHLSNQGFGGLEHKDSCSLIYSRFGFRNTDKYNRFMQLVAHEFFHLWNVKRIRPKALEVFDYEQENYTSSLWFSEGTTSYYDMVIPYRAGIFDVKGFLNAIAKDITRLQTIPGRLVQPLSESSWDTWIKLYRRESHSDNNQISYYLKGELVSFLLDLLIREKQGNQRSLDDVMRQMWSEFGQPEIGFTPEQLEQVIESIAETSLNDFFQKYLYGLDELSYNQYLEPFGLQLIAETTDETPYLGCKLALEKGREIIKFVEIGSPAEAAGLDIHDELLAINGFKVTSDQFQERLKDYKPGDTVELTFFHQDLLRTCQATLTSPRPNHYKIVSVSQPTPQQKRNFEGWLGCAYHNL